From Candidatus Ancaeobacter aquaticus, one genomic window encodes:
- a CDS encoding DUF4912 domain-containing protein, translating into MKKNELEKKTVSQLRKIAEKNKVKGWSNLNKSQIVNALTKKKTVTASKAVKKAKPALAKKKPAQSPKAVKKAKPVLLKKKTVTASKAVKKAKPALAKKKPVQRPKIVKKVKPALAKRKSNIKMPVSRASASGTPIHTHEEEQKIGQSKYYVGPSTHHGNRESDFVFPESYGQDKIVLMVRDPNWMHVYWEITEQKISSLKSSHGDNAIDSSRYVLRVLDINKTTPDAPNSFFDVEVSRGADSWYINVPNQNCSYCIDLGFLTSEGEFVLLVRSNAVKTPRVGVSEVLDDQWMSFADADYDKIYALSGGLSIGMSSGDLGKAMQEKLESIASSDMISSGAVSSFSKKEEKKRGFFLVVDTELIVYGVTVPDAELTIQGVPKKLNPDGTFSARFSLPDGNQVIPVKAISSDKIDEITITPIVKKDTEYKDNKNGHKD; encoded by the coding sequence ATGAAAAAGAATGAATTAGAAAAAAAGACAGTATCTCAACTGAGAAAAATCGCTGAAAAAAATAAAGTTAAAGGGTGGAGCAATCTGAATAAGTCTCAGATTGTTAATGCTTTAACTAAGAAAAAAACAGTGACTGCATCTAAGGCGGTAAAAAAAGCAAAACCCGCATTGGCTAAGAAAAAACCGGCGCAAAGCCCTAAAGCCGTAAAAAAGGCTAAGCCCGTGTTACTCAAGAAAAAAACAGTGACTGCATCTAAGGCGGTAAAAAAAGCAAAACCTGCATTAGCTAAGAAAAAACCGGTACAGAGACCCAAAATAGTTAAAAAAGTAAAGCCTGCTTTAGCAAAAAGAAAATCAAATATTAAGATGCCCGTGAGTCGTGCATCTGCTTCAGGAACACCCATACATACTCATGAGGAGGAACAAAAGATCGGACAGAGTAAGTATTATGTTGGTCCGAGCACTCATCACGGGAATCGTGAATCAGATTTTGTTTTTCCTGAGAGTTACGGACAAGATAAAATTGTGCTCATGGTGAGGGATCCAAATTGGATGCATGTATACTGGGAAATTACCGAGCAAAAGATATCAAGCCTAAAATCGTCTCACGGAGACAATGCTATTGATTCTTCACGATATGTTCTTAGAGTGCTTGATATTAATAAAACAACGCCTGATGCACCAAATTCATTTTTTGACGTTGAGGTTTCTCGGGGAGCAGATAGCTGGTATATCAATGTCCCTAATCAAAATTGTTCATATTGTATAGATTTAGGTTTTCTTACATCTGAAGGGGAGTTTGTTTTGCTTGTCAGATCAAATGCTGTAAAAACGCCTAGAGTTGGTGTTTCTGAGGTGCTTGATGATCAGTGGATGTCTTTTGCGGATGCGGATTACGACAAGATTTATGCTCTTTCCGGTGGTTTGAGCATTGGTATGAGTTCTGGTGATTTAGGTAAAGCTATGCAGGAAAAATTGGAGTCTATAGCATCTTCCGATATGATCTCTTCTGGTGCGGTAAGCAGTTTTTCTAAAAAAGAAGAGAAAAAAAGAGGATTTTTCCTTGTTGTTGATACTGAACTCATTGTATATGGGGTAACGGTCCCTGACGCTGAGCTTACTATTCAAGGTGTTCCTAAGAAACTCAATCCTGATGGAACTTTTAGCGCACGATTTTCTCTTCCTGATGGTAATCAAGTTATTCCCGTCAAAGCAATCTCTTCGGATAAGATTGATGAAATAACTATTACCCCTATTGTTAAGAAAGATACAGAGTACAAGGATAATAAAAACGGTCATAAAGATTGA